One Streptomyces sp. NBC_00554 DNA segment encodes these proteins:
- a CDS encoding nitrate- and nitrite sensing domain-containing protein produces the protein MRTPRRTPKPGAEPPQAPARGRRAHAGPPADERADTEETDTGAPPEAPPRAGTWRIRPRTVRAKIVCLLMVPVVSLLALWAYATVTTAQDVARLRQLQSVDSTVRAPVDAAVAALQTERAAAVRYATAPGTVQESDLKELAGRTDRAVAKLRLGEHTVADGADLPAGVATRLETFVTGAEQLRTLRTAVLNRRTGWDETYRTYTRTISTAFAVGGALTGIQDADLGSDARVLLEFSRAGEALAQEDTVLASARLARTLDGERLRLFAGAVDTRRTLTDAAVADLGGPERAAWHDLVEGSAYADVGAVEDKVLASPSGGKAISAAPEADWNTAHARVQDGMRTIEANAGRGVADRADPFTRGLLTPAGAAVLFGLAAVVASLVISVRIGRGLVIELVSLRNSALEIARRKLPQAMRRLRAGEEIDVRAEAPPGPPAEDEAGQVAEALGTVHRAALRAAVERAELASGISGVFVNLARRSQVLVHRQLSLLDSMERRSDDPNELSDLFRLDHLTTRMRRHAESLIILSGAAPGRAWRMPVSLTNVVRAAVSEVEDYARVEVRQLPEALVVGGAVADLTHLLAEIVENAAQFSPPHTRVRVTGEPVGNGYAVEVEDRGLGMGKETLAEANRRIEQSETLDLFDSDRLGLFVVSRLAARHGIKVHLRTSPYGGTTAVVLLPTALLHGGAAERSPRRGDTERPAQREYARVTAAPEQESVQAVTERPALVPPIQTAVEAPANGSPENPPPGVTTLRLHRPPDDAEESDDLPRRVRQANLAPQLREQRAEEPVQTADDQADGKRTPEVVRDRMSAYRDGWVRGGGRSPGLRATPDPEAGSDSSEGDPA, from the coding sequence ATGCGTACACCCCGTAGGACCCCCAAACCCGGCGCCGAGCCGCCCCAGGCCCCGGCGCGCGGTCGGCGTGCGCACGCGGGTCCGCCGGCGGACGAGCGCGCGGACACCGAGGAGACCGACACCGGGGCACCGCCAGAGGCACCCCCTCGCGCCGGCACGTGGCGCATCCGCCCCCGCACCGTTCGGGCCAAGATCGTCTGCCTGCTGATGGTGCCGGTCGTCTCGCTGCTCGCGCTGTGGGCGTACGCAACAGTGACCACCGCCCAGGACGTCGCACGGCTACGGCAGTTGCAGAGCGTGGACTCGACGGTCCGGGCCCCGGTCGACGCCGCCGTCGCCGCACTCCAGACCGAACGCGCGGCCGCCGTCCGGTACGCGACCGCCCCTGGCACCGTGCAGGAGAGCGACCTCAAGGAGCTGGCCGGGCGCACCGACCGGGCGGTGGCAAAGCTGCGACTCGGTGAGCACACCGTCGCCGACGGCGCGGACCTGCCCGCCGGAGTGGCCACGCGCCTGGAGACCTTCGTCACCGGAGCCGAGCAACTGCGGACCCTGCGCACCGCCGTGCTGAACCGCCGTACGGGATGGGACGAGACCTACAGGACGTACACCAGGACCATTTCGACGGCCTTCGCCGTGGGCGGCGCGCTCACCGGCATCCAGGACGCCGATCTGGGCTCCGACGCGCGCGTGCTGCTCGAATTCTCCCGTGCCGGGGAGGCGCTCGCCCAGGAGGACACGGTCCTGGCCAGCGCCCGGCTCGCCAGGACTCTCGACGGCGAGCGACTGCGGCTGTTCGCAGGGGCTGTCGACACCCGCCGCACGCTGACCGACGCGGCTGTGGCGGATCTCGGCGGGCCGGAACGAGCCGCCTGGCACGACCTCGTGGAGGGGAGCGCGTACGCCGACGTAGGCGCCGTCGAGGACAAGGTGCTCGCGTCCCCATCCGGCGGCAAGGCGATCTCCGCCGCTCCGGAGGCCGACTGGAACACCGCCCACGCGCGCGTGCAGGACGGAATGCGGACGATCGAGGCGAACGCGGGCCGCGGTGTCGCTGACCGGGCGGACCCGTTCACGCGCGGGCTGCTCACACCGGCCGGCGCCGCGGTTCTGTTCGGACTCGCCGCCGTCGTCGCGTCGCTCGTCATCTCCGTACGCATCGGACGCGGGCTCGTCATCGAGCTGGTGAGCCTGCGCAACAGCGCCCTGGAGATCGCGCGCCGCAAACTCCCGCAAGCCATGCGCAGACTGCGCGCGGGAGAGGAGATCGACGTCCGAGCCGAGGCCCCGCCCGGACCGCCCGCGGAGGACGAGGCCGGGCAGGTCGCGGAAGCCCTGGGCACCGTGCACCGAGCCGCCCTGCGCGCCGCCGTCGAACGTGCCGAACTCGCCAGCGGAATCTCCGGGGTCTTCGTCAATCTCGCTCGCCGCAGCCAGGTTCTCGTGCACCGTCAACTGAGCCTGCTGGACAGCATGGAGCGCAGGTCCGATGACCCGAACGAGCTGAGTGACCTGTTCCGGCTCGACCACCTCACCACAAGGATGCGGCGCCATGCGGAGAGCCTGATCATCCTCTCCGGGGCCGCGCCCGGACGGGCCTGGCGGATGCCGGTCTCGCTGACGAACGTGGTCCGCGCGGCAGTCTCCGAAGTCGAGGACTACGCGCGCGTGGAGGTGCGACAACTCCCCGAAGCGCTGGTGGTGGGCGGCGCGGTGGCCGACCTCACCCACCTCCTTGCGGAAATCGTCGAGAACGCCGCCCAGTTCTCGCCGCCGCACACCCGAGTCCGGGTCACCGGAGAGCCGGTCGGCAACGGCTACGCCGTGGAGGTCGAGGACCGGGGGCTCGGCATGGGCAAGGAGACGCTCGCCGAGGCCAACCGCCGGATCGAGCAGTCCGAAACCCTCGACCTCTTCGACAGCGACCGGCTCGGCCTCTTCGTGGTCAGCAGGCTCGCGGCCCGCCATGGCATCAAGGTGCACCTGCGGACCTCGCCCTACGGCGGCACCACCGCGGTCGTTCTGCTGCCCACCGCCCTGCTGCACGGCGGCGCGGCGGAACGTTCCCCCCGCAGGGGCGACACCGAAAGGCCCGCGCAACGCGAGTACGCGCGGGTGACGGCCGCCCCAGAGCAGGAATCCGTCCAGGCCGTCACCGAGCGGCCGGCGCTGGTGCCCCCCATCCAGACCGCCGTCGAAGCCCCGGCGAACGGTTCGCCCGAAAATCCCCCTCCCGGAGTCACCACTTTGCGGCTGCACCGGCCCCCGGACGACGCCGAAGAGTCCGACGACCTCCCTCGGCGTGTGCGGCAGGCGAACCTCGCACCGCAACTGCGCGAACAGCGTGCCGAGGAGCCGGTACAAACGGCGGATGACCAGGCCGATGGCAAACGCACCCCCGAAGTCGTACGGGACCGGATGTCGGCCTACCGCGACGGCTGGGTGCGCGGGGGCGGCAGGTCACCCGGCCTCCGTGCCACACCCGACCCCGAAGCGGGCAGCGACAGCAGCGAAGGAGACCCCGCATGA
- a CDS encoding roadblock/LC7 domain-containing protein, whose protein sequence is MIQDPSMRAAQQSGELDWLLDDLVLRVAEVRHAVVLSNDGLAVGASTALRREDAEHLAAVASGFHSLAKGAGRHFGAGGVRQTMVEMDDGFLFVAAAGDGSCLAVLTAVTADIGLVAYEMALLVKRVGEHLYTPPRVGAQPPAAG, encoded by the coding sequence ATGATCCAGGATCCGAGCATGAGGGCCGCCCAGCAGTCCGGCGAACTCGACTGGCTGCTGGACGACTTGGTGCTGCGTGTGGCTGAGGTGCGGCACGCAGTGGTGCTGTCCAACGACGGACTCGCGGTGGGAGCGTCCACCGCCCTGCGGCGCGAGGACGCCGAACACCTCGCGGCCGTCGCCTCCGGCTTCCACAGCCTGGCCAAGGGCGCCGGCCGCCACTTCGGAGCCGGAGGCGTGCGTCAGACGATGGTGGAGATGGACGACGGCTTCCTGTTCGTGGCGGCCGCTGGCGACGGCTCATGCCTCGCTGTCCTGACCGCGGTGACTGCCGACATCGGCCTGGTGGCGTACGAGATGGCGCTGCTGGTCAAGCGCGTCGGCGAACACCTCTACACACCGCCGCGCGTTGGCGCACAACCGCCTGCCGCCGGATGA
- a CDS encoding DUF742 domain-containing protein, whose translation MTENMPGASPQEGSQWYDNEAGPLVRPYAMTGGRTKSGPTGVRFDLIALVTLDTGAPGIDDDTSLGPEHRALIELCRIETQSVAELSADADLPVGVVRVLLGDLLELGCVTVSRPVPPAQLPDERILREVIEGLRAL comes from the coding sequence ATGACCGAGAACATGCCGGGCGCCTCTCCGCAGGAGGGCAGCCAGTGGTACGACAACGAGGCCGGACCTCTCGTCCGCCCCTACGCGATGACGGGTGGCCGTACCAAATCCGGCCCCACGGGCGTGCGCTTCGATCTGATCGCCCTCGTCACGCTCGACACGGGTGCACCCGGTATCGACGACGACACCTCACTGGGGCCGGAGCACCGGGCCCTGATCGAGCTGTGCCGTATCGAGACGCAATCGGTGGCCGAACTCTCCGCCGACGCCGACCTGCCGGTGGGCGTGGTCAGGGTGCTTCTGGGCGATCTCCTGGAACTGGGCTGCGTCACCGTGAGCCGCCCGGTACCCCCCGCCCAACTGCCCGACGAGCGGATCCTCCGCGAGGTGATCGAGGGACTGAGGGCGCTCTAG
- a CDS encoding ATP/GTP-binding protein yields MVSENSDASDGDMTALALKILVAGGFGVGKTTLVGAVSEIRPLRTEELLSEAGQSVDDTDGVDQKVTTTVAMDFGRITIRSGLSLYLFGTPGQDRFWFLWDELSQGALGAVVLADTRRLEDCFPAVDYFEHRHIPFVVAVNCFTGARTYGAQDVSRALDLDRGTPVVLCDARDRDSGKEVLIRLVEYAGRVHTARLLDSVG; encoded by the coding sequence ATGGTCTCCGAGAACTCCGATGCCTCGGATGGCGACATGACCGCCCTGGCGTTGAAGATACTGGTCGCCGGCGGATTCGGCGTGGGCAAGACCACCCTGGTGGGCGCGGTCAGTGAGATCCGGCCGCTGCGCACCGAGGAGTTGCTGAGCGAGGCGGGTCAGTCGGTGGACGACACCGATGGCGTGGACCAGAAGGTCACGACGACCGTCGCCATGGACTTCGGTCGCATCACCATCAGGTCCGGTCTCTCGCTCTACCTCTTCGGGACCCCGGGCCAGGACCGGTTCTGGTTCCTGTGGGACGAGTTGTCACAGGGCGCCCTCGGAGCCGTCGTCCTCGCGGACACCCGGCGGCTCGAGGACTGCTTCCCCGCCGTGGACTACTTCGAGCACCGGCACATCCCGTTCGTGGTGGCCGTCAACTGCTTCACGGGCGCCCGTACTTACGGTGCTCAGGACGTGTCCCGCGCCCTCGACCTCGACCGGGGTACGCCTGTGGTGCTCTGCGACGCCCGTGACCGGGACTCCGGGAAGGAGGTGCTGATTCGTCTGGTCGAGTACGCCGGGCGGGTACACACCGCCCGGCTGCTCGACTCCGTCGGCTGA
- a CDS encoding PPOX class F420-dependent oxidoreductase translates to MAQKMTEEQWRAFVSHGTRTAKLSTVRADGSPHVAPIWFLLDGDDVVFNTGKETVKGRNLARDGRVALCVDDDRPPFDFVVLEGRAELSEDLDDLRHWAARIGARYMGEERATEFGERNGVPGELLVRVRIKKVLAFAALAG, encoded by the coding sequence ATGGCACAGAAGATGACCGAGGAGCAATGGCGGGCGTTCGTCTCGCACGGAACCCGCACCGCAAAGCTGTCGACCGTCCGGGCCGACGGAAGTCCGCATGTGGCGCCGATCTGGTTTCTACTGGACGGTGACGACGTGGTCTTCAACACCGGGAAGGAAACCGTCAAAGGACGGAATCTGGCCCGGGACGGGCGGGTCGCGTTGTGTGTGGACGACGACCGGCCGCCCTTCGACTTCGTTGTGCTGGAGGGGCGGGCCGAGCTTTCGGAGGATCTCGACGATCTGCGGCACTGGGCCGCTCGGATCGGCGCCCGCTACATGGGCGAGGAGCGCGCCACGGAGTTTGGGGAGCGCAACGGGGTTCCCGGTGAACTCCTCGTACGAGTAAGGATCAAGAAGGTTCTTGCCTTCGCCGCGCTGGCCGGCTGA
- a CDS encoding roadblock/LC7 domain-containing protein: MAQNTQLGWLLDDLTERVEHVRHALVLSNDGLVTGASTGLRREDAEHLAAVSSGLHSLAKGSGRHFGAGQVRQTMIEFDDAVLFVTAAGAGSCLCVLSAAEADIGHIAYEMTLLVNRVGEHLGVDARHPGSTPVEDL, translated from the coding sequence ATGGCGCAGAACACGCAACTCGGCTGGTTGCTGGACGACCTCACAGAGCGGGTCGAACACGTACGGCACGCCTTGGTGCTGTCCAACGACGGGCTGGTGACCGGTGCGAGTACGGGACTTCGGCGCGAGGACGCCGAACATCTCGCAGCCGTGTCGTCAGGTCTGCACAGCCTCGCCAAGGGATCCGGACGCCATTTCGGCGCGGGCCAGGTGCGCCAGACGATGATCGAGTTCGACGACGCGGTGCTCTTCGTCACCGCGGCGGGCGCCGGCAGTTGTCTGTGTGTCCTCAGCGCCGCGGAGGCCGACATCGGCCACATCGCGTATGAGATGACCTTGCTCGTGAACCGTGTCGGCGAGCACCTCGGCGTCGATGCGCGACATCCGGGGAGCACACCCGTCGAAGACCTTTGA
- a CDS encoding DUF6397 family protein: MSGNTITTTDQSATSAAGISVSATPATASAGARRPPLALSRAARELDLKRGEFDLAVQLGCVRTIPDEGGGGRRVSRTEIDRVRSEPGYPEALRDRVEAVGTREGAALMEVTTARFTRLARLGLVVPVKFYLNRYRAVVWLYLAEELRQFAADTDNARLLSGRTPEGLRDQLDEGLDLRPRNWRGRHMGFLLRQTEDPWERAAVVASLLEPVQVAEIVRDPYERAHLNRCRPERASHGAPDSPAAHTASRIMTADDADEISWLRVDLGQLLAEARDLRPAPRPAPRASQPKVPRPGPAVGPPNRPATEGPERPRRLLGWLRRKNP, from the coding sequence ATGTCCGGCAACACCATCACGACCACTGACCAATCCGCCACGTCCGCGGCCGGCATCTCCGTGTCCGCCACTCCTGCCACAGCCTCGGCAGGGGCGCGCCGACCGCCCCTCGCGCTCAGCCGTGCCGCACGAGAACTCGATCTCAAGCGAGGTGAGTTCGACCTCGCCGTACAACTCGGGTGCGTACGGACCATCCCGGATGAAGGGGGAGGAGGACGCCGGGTCTCCCGGACGGAGATCGACCGGGTGCGCTCCGAGCCCGGCTATCCCGAGGCCTTGCGGGACCGCGTCGAGGCCGTGGGTACCAGGGAGGGTGCCGCCCTCATGGAGGTGACGACCGCCAGGTTCACGCGCCTCGCGCGCCTGGGCCTGGTGGTGCCGGTGAAGTTTTATCTCAACAGGTACCGAGCGGTCGTGTGGCTGTATCTGGCGGAGGAATTGCGGCAGTTCGCGGCCGACACGGACAACGCCCGGCTGTTGAGCGGCCGCACACCAGAAGGGCTCCGCGACCAGCTGGACGAAGGGCTGGACCTCCGTCCCCGCAACTGGCGGGGGCGCCACATGGGGTTCCTGCTGCGACAGACCGAAGACCCGTGGGAGCGGGCCGCGGTCGTGGCGTCCCTGCTCGAACCGGTCCAGGTCGCCGAGATCGTCAGGGATCCGTACGAGCGCGCCCATCTGAACCGCTGCCGGCCCGAACGCGCCTCCCACGGCGCCCCCGACTCTCCCGCCGCGCACACCGCCTCGCGGATCATGACAGCCGACGACGCCGACGAGATCAGCTGGCTCCGGGTCGACTTGGGGCAGCTGCTCGCCGAAGCCCGCGATCTCCGTCCCGCTCCACGTCCCGCGCCGAGGGCTTCACAGCCGAAGGTCCCACGCCCGGGACCGGCCGTCGGACCGCCGAATCGGCCCGCGACCGAGGGGCCCGAGCGGCCACGGAGGCTGCTCGGCTGGTTGCGCCGCAAGAACCCCTGA
- a CDS encoding acyl-CoA thioesterase: protein MTNPAERLVDLLDLEQIEVNIFRGRSPQESLQRVFGGQVAGQALVAAGRTTEGDRPVHSLHAYFLRPGIPGVPIVYQVERVRDGRSFTTRRVTAVQQGRTIFNLTASFHKPEQGSFEHQLPPAREVPDPESLPTLAQEIKEHLGALPDALERMARRQPFDIRYVDRLRWTPEEIKDAEPRSAVWMRAVGPLGDDPLVHTCALTYASDMTLLDAVRIPVEPLWGPRGFDMASLDHAMWFHRPFRADEWFLYDQESPIATGGRGLARGRIYDLEGRLLVSVVQEGLFRAL from the coding sequence ATGACGAACCCAGCCGAGAGGCTTGTCGACCTGCTCGACCTGGAGCAGATCGAGGTCAACATCTTCCGTGGCCGCAGCCCGCAGGAGTCACTGCAGCGGGTGTTCGGCGGCCAGGTGGCCGGCCAGGCCCTGGTCGCCGCCGGGCGCACCACGGAAGGCGACCGGCCGGTGCACTCACTGCACGCGTACTTCCTGCGCCCGGGCATCCCGGGCGTGCCGATCGTGTACCAGGTCGAACGGGTCCGCGACGGGCGGTCGTTCACCACGCGTCGTGTCACCGCCGTGCAGCAGGGCCGCACGATCTTCAATCTGACCGCCTCCTTTCACAAGCCTGAGCAGGGGAGCTTCGAGCACCAGTTGCCGCCGGCCCGCGAGGTCCCGGATCCGGAATCGCTGCCGACGCTGGCGCAGGAGATCAAGGAGCATCTGGGCGCGCTTCCCGACGCGTTGGAGCGCATGGCCCGGCGTCAGCCCTTCGACATCCGCTATGTGGACCGGCTCCGCTGGACCCCCGAGGAGATCAAGGACGCCGAGCCGCGCAGCGCTGTGTGGATGCGCGCAGTCGGGCCACTGGGCGACGATCCGCTCGTGCACACCTGCGCGCTGACGTACGCGAGCGACATGACCCTTCTGGACGCCGTCCGCATTCCGGTGGAACCGCTGTGGGGTCCGCGAGGTTTCGACATGGCCTCGCTGGACCACGCCATGTGGTTCCACCGGCCGTTCCGCGCGGACGAGTGGTTCCTGTACGACCAGGAGTCCCCCATCGCGACGGGCGGGCGCGGGCTTGCCCGCGGACGCATCTACGACCTGGAGGGACGCCTGCTCGTCTCGGTCGTCCAGGAGGGGCTTTTCAGGGCCCTGTAG
- a CDS encoding RNA helicase, producing MTLIDQLPQTADPDALYEAFESWVGERGLTLYPHQEEALIEVVSGANVIVSTPTGSGKSMIAAGAHFAALARDEVTFYTAPIKALVSEKFFELCKMFGTENVGMLTGDASVNADAPIICCTAEVLASIALRDGKHADVGQVVMDEFHFYAEADRGWAWQIPILELPQAQFILMSATLGDVSMFEKDLTRRTGRPTSVVRSATRPVPLSYEYVLTPLTETLTELLATKQAPVYIVHFTQAQAVERAQALMSINMCTREEKDKIADLIGNFRFTTKFGQNLSRYVRHGIGVHHAGMLPKYRRLVEKLAQAGLLKVICGTDTLGVGVNVPIRTVLFTALTKYDGTRVRTLRAREFHQIAGRAGRAGFDTAGFVVAQAPEHVIENEKSLAKAGDDPKKRRKVVRKKAPEGFVGWTDNTFEKLIASEPEPLTSRFRVTHTMLLSVIARPGNAFEAMRHLLEDNHEPRKQQLRHIRRAIAIYRSLLDGGVVEKLDKPDAEGRIVRLTVDLQQDFALNQPLSTFALAAFDLLEPESPSYALDMVSVVESTLDDPRQILAAQQNKARGEAVAVMKADGVEYEERMERLQDVSYPKPLEELLFHAYNVYRKSHPWVGDHPLSPKSIIRDMYERAMTFTEFVSFYELARTEGIVLRYLASAYKALEHTVPDDLKSEDLEDLIAWLGEMVRQVDSSLLDEWEQLANPEVMTAEEAQEKADEVKPVTSNARAFRVLVRNSMFRRVELAALDHVNELGELDADSGWDADAWGEAMDKYWDEYEDLGTGPDARGPKLLSIVEEPQNALWRVRQTFADPNGDHDWGISAEVDLTASDAEGRAVVRVTDVGQL from the coding sequence GTGACCCTTATCGATCAGCTGCCGCAGACCGCAGACCCCGACGCCCTCTACGAAGCCTTCGAGTCGTGGGTCGGGGAACGCGGTCTCACCCTCTATCCCCACCAGGAGGAGGCGCTGATCGAGGTGGTCTCGGGTGCGAACGTGATCGTCTCGACGCCCACCGGCTCGGGCAAGAGCATGATCGCCGCGGGCGCGCACTTCGCGGCTCTCGCTCGCGACGAGGTCACCTTCTACACGGCGCCGATCAAGGCTCTGGTCTCGGAGAAGTTCTTCGAGCTGTGCAAGATGTTCGGCACCGAGAACGTCGGCATGCTGACCGGCGACGCCTCCGTGAACGCCGACGCCCCCATCATCTGCTGCACCGCCGAGGTGCTGGCCTCCATCGCGCTGCGCGACGGCAAGCACGCGGATGTCGGCCAGGTCGTGATGGACGAGTTCCACTTCTACGCGGAGGCCGACCGCGGCTGGGCGTGGCAGATCCCGATCCTGGAACTGCCACAGGCGCAGTTCATCCTGATGTCGGCGACGCTCGGCGACGTCTCGATGTTCGAGAAGGACCTCACCCGCCGCACCGGCCGGCCCACATCGGTGGTCCGCTCGGCGACCCGGCCCGTGCCGCTGTCCTACGAGTACGTGCTGACTCCGCTGACGGAGACCCTCACCGAGCTGCTGGCGACCAAGCAGGCCCCCGTCTACATCGTGCACTTCACCCAGGCGCAGGCCGTGGAGCGGGCGCAGGCCCTGATGAGCATCAACATGTGCACGCGTGAGGAGAAGGACAAGATCGCCGACCTGATCGGCAATTTCCGCTTCACCACCAAGTTCGGCCAGAACCTCTCCCGTTACGTGCGTCACGGCATCGGCGTGCACCACGCGGGCATGCTGCCCAAGTACCGACGGCTCGTGGAGAAGCTGGCCCAGGCCGGTCTCCTGAAGGTCATCTGCGGTACGGACACCCTCGGTGTCGGCGTCAACGTCCCCATTCGCACTGTGCTGTTCACGGCTCTGACGAAGTACGACGGCACGCGGGTCCGGACCCTTCGTGCCCGCGAGTTCCACCAGATCGCGGGCCGCGCCGGGCGCGCGGGCTTCGACACTGCGGGTTTCGTCGTCGCTCAGGCGCCCGAGCACGTCATCGAGAACGAGAAGTCGCTCGCCAAGGCCGGCGACGACCCCAAGAAGCGCCGCAAGGTGGTGCGCAAGAAGGCTCCCGAGGGTTTCGTCGGTTGGACGGACAACACCTTCGAGAAGCTCATCGCCTCCGAGCCCGAGCCGCTGACCTCCCGTTTCCGGGTCACCCACACGATGCTCCTTTCGGTGATCGCCCGGCCGGGGAACGCCTTCGAGGCGATGCGACACCTGCTGGAGGACAACCACGAGCCGCGCAAGCAGCAGCTGCGGCACATCCGGCGGGCGATCGCCATCTACCGCTCGCTTCTCGACGGCGGCGTCGTCGAGAAGCTCGACAAGCCGGACGCCGAGGGCCGCATCGTGCGTCTCACCGTCGATCTGCAGCAGGACTTCGCGCTCAACCAGCCGCTGTCGACCTTCGCGCTCGCCGCGTTCGACCTCCTGGAGCCCGAATCCCCTTCGTACGCCCTGGACATGGTGTCGGTCGTGGAGTCCACGCTGGACGATCCGCGGCAGATTCTCGCGGCCCAGCAGAACAAGGCGCGCGGTGAGGCCGTGGCGGTGATGAAGGCGGACGGCGTCGAGTACGAGGAGCGCATGGAGCGGCTCCAGGACGTGTCGTACCCCAAGCCGCTGGAGGAGCTGCTCTTCCACGCCTACAACGTCTACCGCAAGAGCCATCCGTGGGTCGGTGACCATCCGCTGTCGCCGAAGTCCATCATCCGTGACATGTACGAACGGGCGATGACCTTCACCGAGTTCGTCTCCTTCTACGAGCTCGCCCGCACCGAGGGCATCGTCCTGCGCTACCTCGCCAGTGCCTACAAGGCCCTTGAACACACCGTCCCCGACGACCTCAAGTCCGAGGACCTGGAGGATCTGATCGCCTGGCTCGGCGAGATGGTGCGCCAGGTCGACTCCAGTCTCCTGGACGAGTGGGAGCAGCTCGCCAACCCGGAGGTGATGACGGCCGAGGAGGCCCAGGAGAAGGCCGACGAGGTCAAGCCGGTCACCTCGAACGCCCGCGCCTTCCGCGTCCTGGTCCGCAACTCCATGTTCCGCCGCGTCGAACTCGCCGCCCTCGACCACGTGAACGAGCTCGGCGAGCTGGATGCCGACTCGGGCTGGGACGCCGATGCCTGGGGCGAGGCGATGGACAAGTACTGGGACGAGTACGAGGACCTCGGCACCGGTCCCGACGCCCGCGGCCCCAAGTTGCTGTCGATCGTGGAGGAGCCGCAGAACGCCCTGTGGCGCGTCCGTCAGACCTTCGCGGACCCGAACGGCGATCATGACTGGGGCATCAGCGCGGAAGTCGACCTCACGGCTTCCGACGCCGAGGGCCGTGCGGTCGTCCGGGTCACCGACGTCGGCCAGCTGTGA